A single genomic interval of Terriglobus albidus harbors:
- a CDS encoding VOC family protein — protein sequence MIRGIKFISVPVKDQDASLKFYTETLGFKVKTDQEFVPGGQRWIELAIPGADTGLALFTPEGHEDRIGTFQPISMWCDDVFATTDQLKRKGVSFFKDPKKEDWGTAAIFEDVDGNKFVLSSR from the coding sequence CATCAAGTTCATCAGCGTTCCGGTCAAGGACCAGGACGCGTCGCTGAAGTTCTATACCGAGACGCTCGGCTTCAAGGTCAAGACCGACCAGGAGTTCGTCCCCGGCGGACAGCGCTGGATCGAACTCGCCATTCCCGGCGCCGACACAGGCCTCGCCCTCTTCACGCCCGAAGGCCACGAAGACCGTATCGGCACCTTCCAGCCCATCAGCATGTGGTGCGACGACGTCTTCGCCACCACTGACCAGCTGAAACGAAAGGGCGTGAGCTTCTTCAAAGATCCGAAGAAGGAGGACTGGGGAACCGCCGCCATCTTCGAGGATGTGGATGGGAATAAGTTCGTGCTGAGCAGCCGCTGA